The Plasmodium cynomolgi strain B DNA, chromosome 13, whole genome shotgun sequence DNA segment tttgatattttttaattccatcACGTAAGCTAGCTGTTCTTTGGTGAATCCATTTGGTTCAAGGATGTACCCATCGCTGTCACTCATTGTTAAAACGATCGCTCCTTTTTGTAGAAGCTTGTCAACTAAGTACTGTGCAACGTTTCCACTACCACTAACAACACACCGTTTATCTTTCAAATTCTCATTAACTTTGGCTAGTGCATTTTCTGCAAAGTAGACTGCTCCATATCCAGTAGCTTCCGACCTGATATTACTTCCACCCCATTTTATATTCTTCCCTGTTAAAACTCCTTCAAAAGCATTACTTAGCTTTTTGTACTGTCCAAAAAGGTACCCTATTTCTCTCCCTCCTACTCCTATATCACCTGCAGGTACATCTGTATTCGGACCAATATACCTAAACAGGTTGGTCATAAAGGATCTGCAAAAGGAGAGTATCTCATTTGGGGACTTCCCTTTTGGATCAAAATCAGAACCACCTTTGCCACCACCCATAGGTAGTGTCGTTAagctatttttaaatacttgTTCAAAAcctaaaaatttcattatgCTTAAATTGACAGTGGGATGGAAACGGAGTCCTCCTTTGTATGGACCTAGGACTGAGCTGTATTGGATTCTAAATCCTCGATTTATTCTATGCTCTCCTTTATCGTCTATCCATGGGACTCTAAATTGGATTACTCTCTCTGGTTCAGCAATATTTTCTAAGACGCCAAGGTACacactgttttttttgaataatggCTTGAGAGATGCTAGCACTTCTTCGAATGCCTGAAGAAATTCTGGTTCTTCTTTGTTTCTTGCTTTAACTCTCTCGCGCAGGAGGTCCATTTTGTCGTCTAGCGAGCCGCTCGCGTTGTACCCGTAGCTCTGCGCGCTGCTGCGCACCTTGGCGCGCCCtgcgaggggggagaagcgtgGTGCGGAGTGAAGAAGCGGTGGTGAGGAGTGAAGAAGCGTGGTGAGTAGGTGAAGAAGCGGTGCTGACGCCACGACGCCACGACGTGGTGAAGAACACACAACGCAGTTACCTCTGCCATGGGCGTGTGCCCCTTTAGCAACCTCCGTGGCGATAAAgccttccaaaaaaaaaggtaaaagggTGATTAGGCAAACGGGTGATCGGCAAACGGGTGATCGGCAACGGGGTGATCGGCAAAGGGGTGATCGGCAAAGGGAGCATCCCCAAGTAGGTACACCTCAGTGTGTGGGCACCAGTGGGGGGAAGCCCACTTCCGCTGTAGTGCATTACTGGCACCACCCGCTGCGCCGTTTCCAACTCGGCATACTTCCAAGCGGGGGACCTCCTCCTATTCAGCTGGTTTCCCATTCCGTTTAGCGCCCTACATTGGCGTGCACATCGGCACACACCAGAATGGGAAACCAGCTGAATAGGAGGCCCCCCGCTtgggaaataaaagaatcGTACGAGGTAAGGATGATGATGCTACCTGGCGCGACATGCTTGAGGTGGTTGGTCTTCGAAAGCCCGCGGGCGCCGGAAATTATGGCGAAAAGGGCCACAGTTGAGAGGGATAAAATCATGGTGACTCTCCTTCCTCGTGTTTCCCTTCGTCGTTTCTTCAGTGACACCACGTCGTTCACCCCTTCCTTCGTTAACTCGGTGTACCTCTAAACTAAGCCTCGCACTCGCGCATGCGGAGAAGAGAGCTCTCTGCAAACACAGTTGCGTTCCAGTTGAGGGGGCAGCTCGGGCGGCCCTCCCAAAACGTCGCTTTGTCGTGAGGGGTGCAACTTCCTGTGCAGCTTCCTGTGCAATTTCCTGTGTAACTTCGAGCCTGACCTGTTACTCCCTCGGCGTGTTTCGCGAGTTGTAGGTGTGTTGCGAGGGTGGCGCGTCGCCTTCGTGCAGCTCAGTTTGCGCGGTTTAGGCGGTTTGCTTGGTTTACGCGGTTCACGTGATTTACGCGGTTCACGTGATTTACGCGGTTCACGTGATTTACGCGGTTCACGTGATTTACGCGGTTCACGTGATTTAAGCGGTTCACGTGATTTAAGCGGTTCATGTAGTTGGTTCAGCTCGTAAAACCCGTtgcgctcctttttttccacctttttaattatttttccacccccctccctttgttgcttctcccctttttgaggaGTTGCCACACCTCGTGCGTGTGCAGTGATGAGTGGGGTTCCCCTACCCACCTCGTTTTCACCTCCTTCCCACCACGGgtgacgtaaaaaaaaaagagcatgTGCCTCATGACGACCTGCTGCACCGAAGCAGCGTGCATGTAGTTATAATGTGCCACTCTCAAAAATGTAgagcagggaaaaaaaagtcgcaGTGCTTGCAGCGTTGTTTAAGTTGCTTTTCTCCACGGCTTTGCactttaattcttttttttttctgtcattTGGTTCGCATGATCGGGTGAAGTGGTCACTACGCGGTTGCTACGTGGTTGCTACGTGGTTGCTATGTGGTCGATACGTGACCGCTACGTGATCGCTACATGATCGCTACATGATCGCTACGTGACCGCTAAACGGTCGCTACGTGGGATCACCCCGACGTACACGCCCCActaccaccaccaccatTTCTCTCCCTCCAAAAGCCATCCTAACGcttgcccctttttatgctAAAGTACTGCGTTATCTTGTTAGTCTTTTTGTGTGGCTGCGCCTGCGCGACGCTGGGACACGTGCCGCCATGCGCATGAACAGGTTGTAAGAACTTGAAAGCGTATCCAGAAAAAAGCGGAGTGTCAATTAAGTAGAGtggcaaaaaggaagcataCTGCTCTGTTGAGAAGCAGAAGTTGCGCAGAGGTATGGTAGCTTCTGCTGAAAAACATATGGgtatttgttttcttttcttttttccgtcCGACTTTGCCTTGGTCAAGAAGGTACAGTTAACTGCTATGTGGTCGCTGAGCCTCGGGGAGGTGTAGATAAAGCCGATGTAACTTCGGAGCTTAAATTGGAAGtgatatatttcttcttcgtgtTCGCTTACTGCTTCATCCTCCGTGGGGATTCtgcccgttttttttcttagccGATTGAAGTAGTTGGCATAGTTGCAGTTGTTCTCGGGGGAATTTACCCAGAGGTAGCTCCGCTGGCGGGGGGTAGCGGCACTGCCAGGGGTAGCAACGTCATGAGTGTC contains these protein-coding regions:
- a CDS encoding glutamate dehydrogenase (NADP+;~putative), which translates into the protein MILSLSTVALFAIISGARGLSKTNHLKHVAPGFIATEVAKGAHAHGRGRAKVRSSAQSYGYNASGSLDDKMDLLRERVKARNKEEPEFLQAFEEVLASLKPLFKKNSVYLGVLENIAEPERVIQFRVPWIDDKGEHRINRGFRIQYSSVLGPYKGGLRFHPTVNLSIMKFLGFEQVFKNSLTTLPMGGGKGGSDFDPKGKSPNEILSFCRSFMTNLFRYIGPNTDVPAGDIGVGGREIGYLFGQYKKLSNAFEGVLTGKNIKWGGSNIRSEATGYGAVYFAENALAKVNENLKDKRCVVSGSGNVAQYLVDKLLQKGAIVLTMSDSDGYILEPNGFTKEQLAYVMELKNIKRGRLREYANWSSTCKYVEKGKPWEVPCDLAFPCATQNEINQNDADLLIKNQCKMVVEGANMPTHIEAMRLFKQSGVVICPSKAANAGGVAVSGLEMSQNSMRLQWTAEETDRKLQAIMRNIYEQCDGASRLYLGESDLVAGANIAGFLKVAESFLEQGGL